One window of the Hippocampus zosterae strain Florida chromosome 8, ASM2543408v3, whole genome shotgun sequence genome contains the following:
- the vtg3 gene encoding vitellogenin 3, phosvitinless, which translates to MTVTQVVDVTNCREKAERYRGMATAVLDDISKKRGDSIVSTMRYVYTIKPTVEGGLISRAHGLEQQHFSPFNVKGGSFKMKATKELLLLDVRDTPSPVTGTYGPMENRGNIVYKFVEVGPHLPIVMQSLDDAVPKAVELIKHLAQVNSYQIESATTEDVMKLYQLLRLVPYEGLEVMWKQLAAHDEYRRWFLDTVVEVNDARILKFLQMRFQKGDITVSEAFQTLLLAFEHLEPLPELVEMAKGFLSLPYSRSNVFIWQTVALSYGSLVYKHCTYYTPCPVSAVQPLLNFAMDSVKNNNEKDMVLALKALGNAGHPGSIKTIMRFLPGVSANPVDLPPRVKSAAVQSLRLIAARDPHSVRDITMTLYLQKDLPAELRMLALMILFDTKPPMALVSTVTAHLQDEKDLHVISFTYSYLRSMARSRTPDNVFLSTACNVAVKILAPKFGRLTYRFSKAMRVDWFSDDLLLGTAAEFFMLRNATEIIPTEIMMKGKLYAIGRILQLLEIGIRVDGMKEFLGYIVSEFKGELNDFQAIYRQLRNLETHASDKPLLHFYSRASGQEWFFADINREFIRNIINIASPSAGKGSPVWTVIENLQKGISWHRTKAFLIFETRYFQATTLGLPLEISKYYQTLSGITVNAKAAINPPLTDHLGQLLTSDISLETDGFVGCTKDIWMSYGINTELFHSGVEFKSKIPYSIPWKLSAKLNIKERKFELDIPLNKKEVELITVSSEVYAVSRNIELPTLPKMTPMMPRAIDSNREIIREDPTVVKLETEEQKPNNWHQRNKWCTENNIYGAVFCIESELRRAYYHEEYPLYYLLGYTNVAFKAVPLQTNKAVDKIQIEVNVAPSQDPASTQERLETPRSPQKVFNSTPEAIFNIRALAVSGNHKPEGYETVVYYTPMSNLRNTQLIVSQVGDNTNWKMCMETVLDGRAEAQAHLRWGAECQSFEMLLRANTARLPGSKPTLRAKVQWTRIPETMAEFFTGIKAYIPGMALLLGFNQQYERNPTQELSASFVAASADSIDVRIQFPEYTVYRQSIPVPLPRGSLQEFQYYTRNTTM; encoded by the exons ATGACCGTCACTCAAGTTGTGGATGTCACGAATTGCAGGGAGAAGGCAGAACGCTACAGAGGAATGGCAACCGCAGTGCTTGACGATATTTCCAAAAAG AGAGGGGATTCTATCGTTTCAACCATGCGATACGTTTACACAATCAAGCCAACAGTTGAGGGTGGCCTCATTTCCAGGGCTCATGGATTGGAGCAACAACACTTCAGTCCGTTCAACGTGAAGGGCGGAAGCTTCAAGATGAAAGCAAC GAAGGAATTACTGCTGCTCGATGTGAGAGACACACCTTCTCCCGTTACCGGCACATATGGGCCAATGGAAAATAGAGGCAACATTGTTTACAAGTTTGTTGAAGTAGGACCACATCTTCCCATCGTCATGCAGAGCTTGGATGATGCGGTACCAAAG GCTGTTGAGTTGATCAAGCATTTGGCTCAGGTCAATAGCTACCAAATTGAGAGTGCCACAACTGAGGATGTGATGAAACTGTATCAACTCCTGCGATTGGTGCCATACGAAGGATTAGAAGTGATGTGGAAGCAGCTTGCGGCACATGACGAGTACAG ACGGTGGTTTTTGGACACGGTTGTGGAAGTCAACGATGCCAGAATCCTTAAGTTCCTCCAAATGAGGTTCCAGAAAGGAGATATAACTGTTTCTGAGGCCTTCCAAACACTCTTATTGGCCTTCGAACATCTTGAGCCTCTTCCTGAACTGGTTGAGATGGCTAAA GGGTTCCTAAGCCTGCCCTACAGTCGATCTAATGTCTTTATATGGCAAACTGTGGCACTTTCTTATGGCTCACTGGTGTACAAGCACTGCACCTACTACACACCTTGTCCAGTGTCTGCTGTTCAg CCGCTGCTGAACTTTGCCATGGACAGTGTGAAGAATAACAATGAGAAAGACATGGTTTTGGCTCTGAAAGCTCTGGGCAACGCGGGTCATCCAGGCAGCATTAAAACTATCATGCGTTTCCTCCCCGGAGTCTCTGCCAACCCAGTTGATCTCCCTCCTCGTGTGAAGAGTGCTGCTGTCCAGTCATTGAGACTCATTGCTGCACGAGACCCACACAGT GTCCGAGACATCACTATGACTCTTTACCTGCAAAAAGATCTTCCGGCTGAGTTGCGCATGTTGGCCTTGATGATCTTATTTGACACAAAGCCACCGATGGCGCTGGTGTCCACTGTGACTGCACATCTGCAGGACGAGAAAGACCTTCATGTCATCAGTTTTACTTACTCATATTTAAGAAGTATGGCCAGATCCAGAACTCCCGACAATGTATTCCT GTCCACTGCCTGTAACGTAGCAGTGAAAATCCTGGCCCCCAAATTTGGTCGCCTCACCTATCGCTTCAGCAAGGCAATGCGCGTGGACTGGTTTAGTG ATGATTTACTGCTTGGCACAGCTGCAGAGTTCTTCATGCTAAGAAATGCAACAGAAATCATCCCCACTGAAATTATGATGAAAGGAAAATTGTATGCCATCGGTAGAATTCTGCAGCTTTTGGAG ATTGGCATTCGTGTTGACGGAATGAAGGAATTTCTTGGCTATATCGTCTCTGAATTCAAAGGAGAATTGAATGACTTCCAGGCCATTTACCGGCAG CTTCGGAACTTGGAAACTCACGCCAGTGACAAACCTCTTCTCCATTTTTATTCTCGCGCTTCTGGACAAGAGTGGTTCTTTGCAGATATCAACAGAGAATTTATTCGCAATATCATTAAT ATTGCCAGTCCTTCTGCAGGCAAAGGCAGCCCTGTGTGGACGGTCATTGAGAATTTACAGAAGGGAATTTCATGGCATCGAACAAAGGCCTTCTTAATTTTTGAGACTCGATACTTCCAAGCAACCACTCTCGGCCTACCACTGGAGATCAGCAAATATTATCAGACACTTAGTGGCATCACTGTGAATG CTAAAGCTGCAATCAATCCGCCACTGACGGACCACCTTGGACAACTCTTGACCTCAGATATTTCACTGGAGACTGATGGCTTTGTTGG ttgcaCAAAGGATATTTGGATGTCCTATGGTATCAACACAGAGCTGTTCCACAGTGGCGTTGAATTTAAGAGCAAAATACCATATTCCATCCCGTGGAAGCTATCCGCCAAGCTTAACATCAAAGAAAGGAAATTTGAACTCGACATCCCTTTGAACAAAAAGGAAGTCGAACTCATCACAGTCAG TTCTGAAGTATATGCAGTCTCAAGGAACATCGAACTGCCAACTTTGCCTAAAATGACCCCCATGATGCCCAGAGCTATCGATTCTAATCGTGAAATTATCCGTGAGGATCCGACAGTTGTCAAGCTTGAAACTGAAGAACAG AAGCCCAACAACTGGCATCAAAGGAACAAATGGTGCACCGAGAATAATATTTATGGAGCAGTTTTCTGCATTGAATCTGAGCTGAGACGAGCGTATTACCACGAGGAGTACCCGTTGTATTACCTCCTGGGATACACTAATGTGGCATTTAAAGCAGTCCCGC TCCAGACAAACAAAGCTGTTGACAAGATTCAAATTGAAGTCAATGTTGCTCCAAGCCAAGACCCTGCCAGCACCCAAGAACGCCTTGAAACTCCAAGGAGCCCCCAAAAG GTCTTCAACTCGACACCTGAAGCTATTTTCAACATCAGAGCTCTTGCAGTGAGCGGTAATCATAAGCCTGAAGGTTACGAAACAGTTGTGTACTACACACCCATGAGCAACCTTAGGAACACCCAACTCATTGTGTCCCAAGTGGGAGACAATACCAACTGGAAAATGTGTATGGAAACTGTGCTGGATGGCCGTGCGGAAGCACAG GCACACCTTAGATGGGGAGCTGAATGTCAGTCCTTTGAAATGTTACTGAGAGCCAATACTGCGCGTCTGCCTGGTTCCAAACCAACGCTAAGGGCCAAAGTCCAATGGACTAGAATCCCAGAAACCATGGCAGAGTTTTTCACAGG TATTAAGGCCTATATCCCAGGCATGGCTTTGCTTCTTGGCTTCAACCAGCAGTACGAGAGAAATCCAACCCAGGAACTTTCTGCTTCATTTGTTGCTGCCTCGGCAGACAGCATCGATGTGAGGATTCAATTCCCAGAG TATACAGTCTACCGTCAGTCTATCCCAGTTCCTCTGCCACGTGGCAGTCTTCAGGAATTCCAATACTACACGAGAAACACAACAATGTAA